A genome region from Desulfovibrio sp. TomC includes the following:
- a CDS encoding S16 family serine protease, whose product MLFFQKRTEGALPPSPTSDLEQLTARIETAQLPQHAREAARRELERLTKTDPSVAEYGVGLAYLDYLLGLPWNVATPDRLDLPGAEAVLSGRHHGLGQVKDRVLEYLASRSLRNATGFHVLVVDDEDIARANLEHVLRKEGYQVRGASNGLEALEEVRRWEFDLIITDLKMDKMDGLELLAEARVLSPATRVMLVTGFATVDTAVAAMRQGAVYYLAKPVNLDELRSTVARLSREKAAPTAFRSPVLCFSGPPGTGKTSVGQAIAEALGRKFHRISLAGLRDEAELRGHRRTYVGALPGRVLQSLSRLGVRNPVFMLDEIDKVGKDFRGDPAAVFLEMLDPEQNGQFVDNYLEVPFDLSQVLFIATANDVGELSGPLLDRLEVVPFQGYSAGEKIRIAEDHLLPRQLREHGLTHPYPVVTPEAVRVVVDGYTREAGVRNLDRELGRICRKLAKLRLEGGAGASAVGATPVTVDAALVPALLGPPRFVREAAGASPRVGVATGLVYAGYGGEIIFVEAIRMQGVGALTMTGSLGEVLCESAKTALSFVRSQAETLGIEPQVFLTDDLHLHIPAGSIPKEGSSAGLTLALALASLYTGRALRSDVAMTGEITLTGHVLPVGGIREKMLAAARAGVRRVILPEGNRPDALGLAEGDGLELETVFVRTVLEALPLALA is encoded by the coding sequence ATGCTCTTTTTTCAAAAACGCACCGAGGGGGCGCTGCCGCCGTCCCCCACCAGCGATCTGGAGCAGTTGACCGCCCGCATCGAGACCGCCCAGTTGCCGCAGCACGCCCGGGAGGCGGCCCGGCGGGAACTGGAACGGCTCACCAAAACCGATCCGTCGGTGGCCGAATACGGCGTCGGTCTGGCCTATCTGGATTATCTGCTGGGGCTGCCCTGGAACGTGGCCACGCCGGACCGGCTGGATCTGCCCGGGGCCGAGGCGGTGCTTTCCGGCCGGCATCACGGCCTGGGGCAGGTCAAGGACCGGGTGCTTGAGTATCTGGCCTCCCGGTCGCTGCGAAACGCCACGGGTTTTCATGTACTGGTGGTGGACGACGAGGACATTGCCCGGGCCAATCTGGAGCATGTGCTGCGCAAGGAAGGCTATCAGGTGCGCGGCGCGTCCAACGGGCTTGAGGCCTTGGAGGAAGTGCGGCGTTGGGAGTTCGATCTCATCATCACCGATCTCAAGATGGACAAGATGGACGGGCTGGAGCTTTTGGCCGAAGCCCGGGTCCTCTCGCCGGCCACCCGGGTGATGCTGGTGACCGGTTTTGCCACGGTGGACACGGCGGTTGCGGCCATGCGCCAGGGCGCGGTCTATTATCTGGCCAAGCCGGTCAATCTTGATGAGTTGCGCTCCACGGTGGCCAGGTTGTCCCGGGAAAAGGCGGCTCCCACGGCCTTTCGCAGCCCGGTATTGTGTTTTTCCGGGCCTCCGGGCACGGGCAAGACTTCGGTCGGGCAGGCCATCGCCGAGGCTCTTGGCCGCAAGTTCCACCGCATTTCCCTGGCCGGGCTGCGGGATGAGGCCGAGCTTCGCGGCCACCGCCGCACCTATGTGGGGGCGCTGCCCGGCCGGGTGCTCCAGTCCCTAAGCCGGCTGGGCGTCCGCAATCCGGTCTTCATGCTCGATGAGATCGACAAGGTCGGGAAGGATTTCCGGGGCGATCCGGCGGCGGTCTTTCTGGAGATGCTGGATCCCGAGCAGAACGGCCAGTTTGTGGACAACTATCTGGAAGTGCCCTTCGACCTGTCCCAGGTGCTGTTTATTGCCACGGCCAACGACGTCGGGGAACTGTCCGGCCCGTTGCTCGACCGGCTGGAGGTGGTGCCGTTTCAGGGCTACAGCGCCGGGGAAAAGATCCGCATCGCCGAGGACCATCTCTTGCCGCGCCAGCTGCGGGAGCATGGCCTGACCCATCCCTATCCGGTGGTCACGCCCGAGGCCGTGCGCGTGGTGGTGGACGGCTATACCCGCGAGGCCGGGGTGCGCAATCTCGACCGCGAGCTTGGCCGCATCTGCCGCAAGCTGGCCAAGCTGCGCCTGGAGGGCGGGGCCGGCGCTTCGGCTGTTGGGGCAACGCCGGTGACCGTTGACGCGGCCCTGGTGCCGGCCTTGCTCGGCCCGCCGCGCTTTGTCCGGGAAGCCGCCGGGGCCAGCCCCCGGGTGGGCGTGGCCACCGGGCTGGTCTACGCCGGCTACGGCGGGGAGATCATTTTCGTGGAAGCCATCCGCATGCAGGGGGTTGGCGCGCTGACCATGACCGGGTCTTTGGGCGAGGTGCTGTGCGAGTCGGCCAAAACGGCGCTCAGTTTCGTGCGCTCCCAGGCCGAAACACTCGGCATCGAGCCGCAGGTCTTTCTCACCGACGACCTGCATCTGCACATTCCGGCCGGCTCCATTCCCAAGGAGGGCAGTTCCGCCGGCCTGACCCTGGCCCTGGCCCTGGCCTCGCTCTACACCGGCCGGGCGTTGCGTTCCGACGTGGCCATGACCGGGGAAATCACCCTGACCGGCCATGTCCTGCCCGTGGGCGGCATTCGGGAGAAGATGCTGGCCGCGGCCCGGGCCGGGGTCCGGCGGGTCATCCTGCCCGAGGGCAACCGCCCGGACGCCCTGGGGCTGGCCGAGGGGGACGGCCTGGAGCTGGAGACGGTCTTTGTGCGCACGGTCCTGGAGGCGCTGCCCCTGGCCCTGGCCTGA
- a CDS encoding sigma-54-dependent transcriptional regulator, which translates to MKGGAILIVDDEAIAVENLGHILTREGYVVSTAASGEEALTILTEREFDLVLTDLRMKGLDGLAVLAESKRLWPDTEVVVMTGHATVATAVEAMRLGACHYLTKPYGLAEVRATVAEAMDKRRLRLEVARLSRQVAEMGRTPLIIGESPAVQALKDNIHHIAPTDSTVLILGETGTGKELVARAIHEASLRNDRRFLAINCGAFNEDLLANELFGHEKGAFSGASTLKKGLLEVAGEGTLFLDEIGEMSLTMQVRLLRVLQERHFFRVGGTQEIPVTARILAATNKDLKGDVERGLFRADLYYRLNVITLRVPPLSGRRQDIPLLAAYFIAKYAAAMGKKLSGFSSEAVRRLMAYEYPGNIRELENIVQRTVIMAKGDVIEAGDLPQDLSGDAPSLVKHEAPPLVTLEELERRHIQAVMAACDGNKTRAAEILGIDRVSLWRKVKRLGLDGA; encoded by the coding sequence ATGAAGGGCGGCGCCATCCTCATCGTCGACGACGAAGCCATTGCCGTGGAAAACCTCGGCCACATCCTGACCCGGGAAGGCTATGTCGTCTCGACCGCGGCCAGCGGCGAAGAGGCGCTGACCATCCTGACCGAGCGCGAGTTCGATCTGGTGCTGACGGATTTGCGGATGAAGGGCCTGGATGGGCTGGCCGTGCTGGCCGAATCCAAGCGGCTGTGGCCGGACACCGAAGTGGTGGTCATGACCGGGCACGCCACCGTGGCCACGGCCGTGGAAGCCATGCGCCTGGGGGCCTGCCACTACCTGACCAAGCCCTATGGCCTGGCCGAGGTCCGGGCCACCGTGGCCGAGGCCATGGACAAGCGGCGGCTGCGCCTGGAGGTGGCCCGGCTGTCCCGGCAGGTGGCCGAGATGGGCCGCACGCCGCTCATTATCGGCGAAAGTCCGGCGGTCCAGGCGCTCAAAGACAATATCCACCACATCGCCCCGACCGATTCCACGGTGCTCATCCTCGGCGAGACCGGCACGGGCAAGGAACTGGTGGCCCGGGCCATCCACGAGGCCAGCCTGCGCAACGACCGGCGCTTTTTGGCCATCAACTGCGGCGCGTTTAACGAGGATCTCCTGGCCAACGAACTCTTCGGCCATGAAAAGGGGGCGTTTTCCGGGGCCTCGACGCTTAAAAAGGGCCTCCTGGAAGTGGCTGGCGAGGGGACGCTTTTTCTCGACGAGATCGGGGAGATGTCGCTGACCATGCAGGTGCGTCTGTTGCGCGTGCTCCAGGAACGCCATTTCTTCCGGGTGGGCGGCACCCAGGAAATCCCGGTGACCGCGCGCATCCTGGCCGCCACCAACAAGGACCTCAAGGGCGACGTGGAGCGCGGGCTGTTTCGCGCCGACCTCTATTACCGGTTAAACGTCATCACCCTGCGCGTGCCGCCGCTCTCCGGCCGCCGCCAGGACATCCCGCTTTTGGCCGCCTATTTTATCGCCAAGTACGCCGCCGCCATGGGCAAAAAGCTTTCGGGCTTTTCCTCCGAGGCGGTGCGGCGGCTGATGGCCTACGAATATCCCGGCAACATCCGGGAGCTGGAAAACATCGTCCAGCGCACCGTCATCATGGCCAAGGGCGACGTCATCGAGGCCGGCGACCTGCCCCAGGATTTAAGCGGCGACGCGCCGAGCCTGGTCAAGCACGAGGCCCCGCCGCTGGTCACCCTGGAAGAGCTGGAGCGCCGCCATATCCAGGCCGTCATGGCCGCCTGCGACGGCAACAAGACCCGGGCGGCCGAAATCCTCGGCATCGACCGGGTGTCGCTGTGGCGCAAGGTCAAGCGCCTGGGCCTGGATGGGGCGTAG
- a CDS encoding sensor histidine kinase — MRTLTLPWASLPHLTIRQKVLVGVIIPVLIFTVVGVVSFNYLIRLEGTLGLMEMADDLSNDILEVRRYEKNFLLYGHSEDFDESLRYIEQARAMVSAMAADVRDGRARQGIATLSQALDDYQARGLALRADQGAAASAQLLDDLRQSGKDMVDLSLEIKNTERSRTLQLVATLKRQLLVSGIFITVSGIVLALLLARKILRALSVITQATAEIGQGNFKTLDVPSSNDETRHVLEAFNRMTRELKRRQEQLIQEKKLSSLGVLTSGIAHQLNNPLNNISTSCQILIEEQGECDPVFAAKMLGNIQQEMLRARDIVKGLLEFSRAKDFSVKPTPLAGVVANAFRLVSSQVPSGITLSQNVPPDLVLDLDAARMQEVLINLLLNAAQAIETPPGSITVTAGPDATPGMAAIVVEDTGVGIPDEDLGKVFDPFYTTKEVGKGTGLGLSIVFGIIEKHHGSIAAEKSAGKGARFVIRLPLPGSLPETA; from the coding sequence TTGCGCACGTTGACCCTTCCCTGGGCATCCCTGCCCCATCTCACCATTCGCCAGAAGGTGTTGGTCGGCGTCATCATTCCCGTGCTGATCTTCACTGTGGTCGGGGTGGTGTCCTTTAACTACCTGATTCGTCTGGAAGGAACACTTGGCCTCATGGAAATGGCCGACGACCTTTCCAACGACATCCTGGAAGTGCGGCGCTACGAAAAGAACTTCCTGCTCTACGGCCACAGCGAAGACTTCGACGAATCCCTGCGCTACATCGAACAGGCCCGCGCCATGGTTTCCGCCATGGCGGCCGACGTCCGGGACGGCCGGGCCAGACAGGGTATCGCCACCCTGTCCCAGGCCCTGGACGACTACCAGGCCAGGGGCCTGGCCCTTCGCGCCGACCAGGGGGCGGCCGCGTCCGCCCAACTCCTGGACGATCTGCGCCAGTCCGGCAAGGACATGGTGGACCTGTCCCTGGAAATCAAAAACACCGAACGCAGCCGCACCCTCCAGTTGGTCGCCACCCTCAAGCGCCAGCTCCTGGTCTCGGGGATATTCATCACCGTATCCGGCATCGTCCTGGCCCTGCTCCTGGCCCGCAAGATTCTGCGGGCGCTCTCGGTCATCACCCAGGCCACGGCCGAGATCGGCCAGGGCAATTTCAAGACCCTGGACGTGCCCTCGTCCAACGACGAGACGCGCCACGTGCTGGAGGCCTTTAACCGCATGACCCGGGAGCTCAAACGCCGCCAGGAACAGCTGATCCAGGAGAAAAAACTGTCCTCCCTGGGTGTTCTGACCTCCGGCATCGCCCATCAGCTCAACAATCCCCTCAACAACATCTCCACCTCCTGCCAGATCCTTATCGAGGAACAAGGCGAGTGCGATCCGGTCTTTGCCGCCAAGATGCTCGGCAACATCCAGCAGGAGATGCTGCGGGCCAGGGACATCGTCAAAGGCCTGCTCGAATTTTCCCGGGCCAAGGACTTCAGCGTCAAACCCACGCCCCTGGCCGGCGTGGTGGCCAATGCCTTCCGGCTGGTCTCAAGCCAGGTGCCGTCCGGGATCACCCTGTCCCAGAACGTCCCGCCCGACCTCGTGCTCGATCTCGACGCCGCCCGGATGCAGGAGGTCCTGATCAACCTGCTGTTAAACGCCGCCCAGGCCATCGAGACGCCCCCCGGCTCCATCACCGTCACGGCCGGGCCGGACGCGACCCCGGGCATGGCCGCCATTGTCGTGGAAGACACCGGCGTCGGCATCCCGGATGAGGACCTCGGCAAGGTGTTTGATCCCTTCTACACCACCAAGGAGGTGGGCAAGGGCACGGGCCTTGGCCTGTCCATCGTCTTTGGCATCATCGAAAAGCACCACGGCTCCATTGCGGCGGAAAAATCCGCCGGCAAGGGGGCGCGTTTCGTCATCCGCCTGCCGCTCCCCGGCAGTCTCCCGGAAACGGCATGA
- a CDS encoding peptide chain release factor 3, with protein sequence MQDQLSARELRRETARRRTFAIISHPDAGKTTLTEKLLLFGGAIDMAGAIKPKKAGRHATSDWMAIERERGISVTSSVMSFDFNGCTINLLDTPGHQDFSEDTYRVLTAVDSALMVIDSVKGVETQTKKLMEVCRMRTTPIITFINKLDRAGRTPFELLDDIEQSLGIEAAPMTWPIGMGKEFKGVYDLRNNSLRFFAPQSEKGSRPRESVVVQGLDDPALVEHLGQASADELRQEIELLNGAGYPFDMERYRSSQQTPVFFGSAINNFGVKELLEAFTELAPPPRPRQAKTREVDPLEDHFSGVVFKIQANMDAAHRDRVAFVRICSGQFTRGMKLRHHRLGKDIKAANAILFMAQDRTGVDEAWPGDIIGIPNHGMLNVGDSLSAREPLIYLGIPHFAPEHFRRVQLKNPFKAKQLEKGLGQLSEEGAIQFFRPTIGTGIILGAVGVLQFEVIAERLATEYDVQIDLLTTRFVAVRWLACDSKDTLTQLEREEPQAMVRDAGGHLAMVFTSEWELGRTVEKWKTIRFETTRECGGESA encoded by the coding sequence ATGCAAGATCAGTTAAGCGCCCGGGAACTGCGCCGGGAAACCGCCCGGCGGCGGACCTTCGCCATCATCAGCCACCCTGACGCCGGCAAAACCACCCTGACCGAAAAACTCCTGCTCTTTGGCGGAGCCATCGACATGGCCGGGGCCATCAAGCCCAAAAAAGCCGGCCGCCACGCCACCTCGGACTGGATGGCCATCGAGCGCGAGCGCGGCATCTCCGTGACCTCCTCAGTCATGAGCTTCGATTTCAACGGCTGCACCATCAACCTGCTCGACACCCCGGGCCACCAGGACTTCTCCGAAGACACCTACCGGGTGCTGACCGCCGTGGACTCGGCCCTGATGGTCATCGACAGCGTCAAGGGCGTTGAGACGCAGACCAAAAAGCTCATGGAAGTCTGCCGGATGCGCACCACGCCGATCATTACCTTCATCAACAAGCTCGACCGCGCCGGCCGCACCCCGTTTGAACTGCTCGACGACATCGAACAGAGCCTTGGCATCGAGGCCGCCCCCATGACCTGGCCCATCGGCATGGGCAAGGAATTCAAGGGCGTCTACGACCTGCGCAACAACAGCCTGCGCTTTTTCGCCCCCCAGTCCGAAAAAGGCTCGCGCCCCCGGGAATCCGTGGTGGTCCAGGGCCTGGACGATCCGGCCCTGGTCGAACATCTGGGCCAGGCCAGCGCCGACGAACTGCGCCAGGAAATCGAGCTGTTAAACGGCGCCGGTTATCCCTTTGATATGGAGCGCTACCGCAGCAGCCAGCAGACGCCGGTCTTTTTCGGCAGCGCCATCAACAATTTCGGGGTCAAGGAGCTGCTCGAAGCCTTTACCGAGCTGGCCCCGCCTCCCCGGCCCCGGCAGGCCAAGACCCGGGAGGTTGACCCGCTCGAAGACCATTTTTCCGGGGTCGTCTTCAAGATCCAGGCGAACATGGATGCGGCCCACCGCGACCGCGTGGCCTTCGTGCGCATCTGCTCGGGGCAATTCACCCGGGGCATGAAGCTGCGCCACCACCGCCTGGGCAAGGACATCAAGGCGGCCAACGCCATCCTGTTCATGGCCCAGGACCGCACCGGCGTCGACGAAGCCTGGCCCGGCGACATCATCGGCATCCCCAACCACGGCATGCTCAATGTCGGCGATTCGTTAAGCGCCCGCGAACCGCTCATCTACCTCGGCATCCCCCACTTCGCCCCGGAGCACTTCCGGCGGGTGCAGCTCAAAAACCCGTTCAAGGCCAAGCAGCTGGAAAAAGGCCTGGGCCAGCTCTCGGAAGAAGGGGCCATCCAGTTTTTCAGGCCCACCATCGGCACCGGCATCATCCTCGGGGCGGTCGGCGTGCTCCAGTTCGAGGTCATTGCCGAACGGCTGGCCACGGAATACGACGTGCAAATCGACCTGCTCACGACCCGGTTCGTGGCCGTGCGCTGGCTGGCCTGCGACTCCAAGGACACCCTGACCCAGCTTGAGCGCGAAGAGCCGCAGGCCATGGTCAGGGACGCCGGCGGCCATCTGGCCATGGTCTTTACCAGCGAGTGGGAACTGGGGCGCACCGTTGAAAAATGGAAGACCATCCGCTTCGAAACCACCCGCGAATGCGGCGGCGAATCGGCCTGA
- a CDS encoding sigma-54 interaction domain-containing protein, with translation MIDSSMLLCGKYLPLDADDPVTAGQAPPEAEFLFCSAEMQAVYDLATQIAPSDACVLISGETGTGKELLAQCIHNLSRRRKKPFVPVNCGVLKGELFADKFFGHEAGAFTGAAKVSRGIFEMAGDGTLFLDEVGEIPGINQVDFLRVLEERSFRRLGGERPIRFAARIVAATNRTLTEMVRQGAFRADLYYRLNVVPLVLPPLRERSGDIVFLAEYFLSIYRQRYHKPGLRFTKAALTELTGHDWPGNVRELKNLIERLALLSREGPIDAGDLPEDMRLGGEIAPRGSDPNAAVTLDEAVKQAKTQAILRAFAACGGDRAKTAERLDISPRTLRHLVRELGIRKI, from the coding sequence ATGATTGATTCCAGCATGTTGCTTTGCGGCAAATATTTGCCGCTGGACGCGGACGATCCCGTCACCGCCGGACAGGCCCCGCCTGAAGCAGAATTCCTCTTTTGTTCCGCAGAGATGCAGGCCGTCTACGACCTCGCCACCCAGATCGCCCCCTCCGACGCCTGCGTGCTCATTTCCGGCGAAACCGGCACCGGCAAGGAACTGCTGGCCCAGTGCATCCACAACCTCAGCCGGCGGCGCAAAAAACCCTTTGTCCCGGTCAACTGCGGCGTGCTCAAAGGCGAACTCTTTGCCGACAAATTCTTCGGCCACGAGGCCGGAGCCTTCACCGGCGCAGCCAAGGTCTCGCGCGGCATCTTCGAGATGGCCGGCGACGGCACCCTGTTTCTGGATGAAGTGGGCGAAATCCCAGGCATAAACCAAGTCGATTTCCTGCGCGTGCTGGAAGAACGCTCCTTTCGCCGGCTCGGCGGAGAGCGGCCCATCCGCTTTGCCGCCCGGATCGTGGCCGCCACCAACCGCACACTCACCGAAATGGTGCGCCAGGGAGCCTTCCGGGCCGATCTCTACTACCGCCTAAACGTCGTGCCGCTTGTCCTGCCGCCCCTGCGAGAGCGTAGCGGAGACATCGTTTTTCTGGCCGAGTATTTCCTGTCCATCTACCGCCAGCGCTACCACAAGCCCGGTCTGCGCTTCACCAAGGCGGCCCTGACGGAATTGACCGGTCATGACTGGCCGGGCAATGTGCGGGAGCTTAAAAACCTCATCGAACGCCTGGCCCTTCTCAGCCGCGAAGGCCCCATCGACGCCGGCGACTTGCCCGAGGACATGCGCCTTGGCGGCGAAATCGCCCCCCGGGGGTCCGATCCCAATGCCGCCGTCACCCTGGACGAGGCCGTGAAGCAGGCCAAGACCCAGGCCATCCTGCGGGCCTTTGCCGCCTGCGGCGGCGACCGGGCCAAAACCGCCGAACGCCTGGATATAAGCCCCCGCACCCTGCGCCATCTGGTGCGCGAATTGGGCATTCGGAAGATATAA